Proteins encoded by one window of Arabidopsis thaliana chromosome 2, partial sequence:
- the MEE22 gene encoding maternal effect embryo arrest 22 (MATERNAL EFFECT EMBRYO ARREST 22 (MEE22); INVOLVED IN: negative regulation of DNA endoreduplication, meristem structural organization, embryo development ending in seed dormancy, maintenance of meristem identity; LOCATED IN: cellular_component unknown; EXPRESSED IN: 21 plant structures; EXPRESSED DURING: 13 growth stages.), with protein sequence MATDGDTKENGSTVKASLEKEISRLKFEIVSLQQKLERNLKEKSEETKLLQDQASGREKEINELRDLLKKETLRADSSEEEREHAFKELNKAKALIVKDEEIEQDIPEVKREISLVKNLLASERQKTESERKKAESEKKKADKYLSELEVLRNSAHKTSSDLLTLTSNLETVKKQLELEKQKTLKEKKRADMESAKARDQMKLAEDVSKKFEIVRARNEELKKEMESQTASSQVKFAENSEKLEEKIRLLEMNKKTAMDWKSRTDDLTQQLQEAQLVAEGLKKQVHELSLSQKSIKTHSISPQKVRDLEKAEMRLLKKKMKFERNCAKHSQTVAKFEKFRREFQCEELGRLKLEFGSLTNRMNLLDEYFSTDVEGTAGLGKATGCRKLLTLNSQKNRNGEKHSDARCKLVASSGYQEQACKLSAHLISKSGRGVSESVSGTISQLESPTGGSRKLPSSGVISSATSFSDGQLLASQGREQFSVTTSAEIAKDKPNIQPTKSSMLQKISDTSKNGNLCLVAENYLQRCQRDIHENSRKRKRMLEAVVSHKHLASGDKKKNLPIGEKMGTLQSMIVGTGSRPSEKEETLVPPDRQGGSSAIDITVSKKRRVSCKKKIIVQNSLEFNQSGKTPGNIAGKTTCLSTATGHDVKTLFSEDFAATDYMKLLELDNLEEENYYQMARESLLSPDLPQVDFLGCEIMNEDKNPARAIDLAASNSMYLRETILSSESPSLNTQNISVTVEMPPMLKPLHGHLLKHFIVFSNIEDQNSIIIIIHATNNCLQRCPSVTKEQWAVPAILSSLKMEENLLAQERACVFLSLLLHNFSMVHTTKTGNTLNVDSFSCLDSFSKHIRGVMADTEAGVMLSGFSEELLCLLQDLLSGQRVLFSVKSSETCESDLSIPVTLNGENVALVNKIALTDQLVAGSAILAAICTALDRIGYICEASFEILHKYSHEKTSVLLTILHVFAYIAGEKMVLSSEHGISIAVLKYIVMFLENKHFGTVEGSSRLHPGKNKCPFSDRSSSLEAMASKLMEILQEFTESNTLHKSLTGSLGSSHLEKTEFRPAHKDFQCVLTRDQSINLCDILSLVELIACYTAWDWTSANIVAPLLKMLGMPLPMNLSVAIVSLLGQLSSIGVDAGGYENEGISNLRVKLSAFLQCETTLKAGFAVQIATVSSLLKTLQLKFPIDFQDKTTMIPGSGDQSLSGSVNVVTKWLSLLSKEQRVFAFEFLQTNVVR encoded by the exons ATGGCGACTGACGGAGATACTAAGGAAAATGGTTCAACTGTGAAAGCATCTTTGGAGAAAGAAATATCTCGTTTGAAGTTTGAGATAGTGTCTTTGCAACAAAAACTGGAGCGGAaccttaaagaaaaaagtgaagaaacaaagcttcttcaggATCAAGCTTCTGGTCGAGAAAAGGAGATCAATGAACTGAGGGATCTCcttaagaaagaaacattaagGGCAGATAGTTCTGAAGAAGAGAGGGAACATGCTTTTAAGGAACTGAACAAGGCAAAGGCTCTGATAGTAAAAGATGAGGAAATCGAGCAAGATATTCCTGAAGTAAAAAGGGAAATAAGTCTGGTTAAAAATCTTCTTGCTAGTGAGAGACAGAAGACAGAGTCAGAGAGGAAGAAAGCAGaatcagagaaaaagaaagctgATAAGTATCTTTCGGAGTTGGAGGTGTTAAGAAATTCAGCTCATAAGACTAGTTCTGATTTACTTACTTTGACCTCCAATCTTGAGACTGTAAAAAAGCAGCTTGAGCTTGAAAAACAGAAGACactgaaagagaaaaaacgTGCAGATATGGAGAGTGCAAAAGCTAGGGACCAGATGAAGCTGGCAGAAGATGTGTCTAAGAAGTTTGAAATCGTTAGAGCAAGAAATGAAGAGCTCAAGAAAGAAATGGAATCGCAGACCGCTAGTAGCCAAGTGAAGTTTGCTGAAAACTCGGAAAAGCTGGAAGAGAAGATAAGGCTCCTTGagatgaataaaaaaacagcCATGGACTGGAAATCTCGTACTGATGATCTGACTCAACAGTTACAAGAAGCGCAATTAGTCGCTGAAGGTTTGAAGAAACAAGTGCATGAGCTTTCACTTTCCCAGAAATCCATCAAGACTCACTCTATTTCTCCTCAGAAAGTCAGAGACCTGGAAAAGGCTGAAATGAggcttttgaaaaaaaagatgaagtttGAGAGAAATTGTGCAAAACACTCCCAAACAGTGGCTAAATTTGAAAAGTTTCGAAGGGAATTTCAGTGCGAAGAGCTAGGTCGGTTGAAACTGGAGTTCGGTAGTCTTACGAATCGCATGAATCTACTGGATGAGTATTTTTCAACAGACGTTGAAGGTACAGCTGGCCTTGGAAAG GCTACAGGATGCAGGAAACTGCTGACGCTAAATTCACAGAAGAACCGTAATGGTGAAAAGCATTCTGACGCAAGATGCAAATTGGTAGCCAGCTCAGGTTATCAGGAGCAGGCTTGCAAGTTGTCTGCCCACTTAATTTCTAAATCTGGACGGGGCGTGAGTGAGTCTGTCTCAGGTACTATTTCTCAATTGGAGTCTCCTACTGGAGGCTCTAGAAAATTACCGAGTTCTGGAGTAATTTCCAGCGCAACATCTTTTTCTGATGGGCAGTTACTGGCATCACAGGGAAGAGAGCAGTTCTCTGTTACTACTTCAGCAGAAATAGCAAAAGATAAACCGAATATCCAACCAACAAAATCAAGTATGCTCCAAAAGATCTCCGATACCAGTAAAAATGGAAATCTCTGTTTGGTGGCAGAAAACTATCTTCAAAGGTGTCAGAGAGATATTCATGAGAACTCtcggaaaagaaaaagaatgttaGAGGCAGTTGTGTCCCATAAGCATCTGGCATCtggtgataaaaagaaaaatttgccGATTGGAGAGAAGATGGGCACCTTGCAGTCCATGATTGTAGGAACTGGGTCTAGGCCTtcagaaaaggaagaaacctTGGTCCCCCCTGATAGGCAAGGTGGCTCCTCCGCAATTGACATTACAGTTTCCAAGAAAAGAAGGGTTTCttgtaagaagaagataattgtACAGAATTCTCTTGAGTTCAACCAGTCAGGCAAGACTCCAGGTAATATAGCTGGGAAAACTACGTGTCTCTCTACTGCTACTGGACATGACGTGAAAACATTATTTTCGGAGGACTTTGCTGCTACAGATTATATGAAGTTGCTAGAGTTGGATAacttggaagaagaaaattattacCAGATGGCTAGAGAATCGCTTCTGTCCCCTGATCTTCCTCAGGTAGATTTTTTGGGTTGTGAGATCATGAATGAGGACAAAAATCCTGCTAGGGCTATTGACTTGGCTGCCAGTAATAGCATGTATTTACGTGAGACCATACTTTCTAGTGAATCTCCTAGTCTCAACACTCAGAATATCTCAGTGACAGTTGAAATGCCACCCATGTTGAAACCGTTGCATGGGCATCTTCTTAAACACTTTATTGtgttttcaaatattgaaGACCAGAACAGTATCATCATAATAATTCATGCTACTAACAATTGTCTACAGCGTTGCCCGTCAGTTACTAAAGAACAGTGGGCAGTGCCAGcgattttgtcttctttgaaaatggaagaaaaccTTTTGGCCCA ggAAAGGGCCTGTGTGTTCCTCTCCTTGTTGCTGCATAACTTCTCCATGGTTCACACAACAAAAACTGGGAATACTCTGAATGTTGATTCTTTCTCCTGCTTGGATTCTTTCTCAAAGCATATACGTGGTG TTATGGCTGATACTGAAGCTGGAGTTATGCTTTCTGGATTTTCGGAAGAActcctttgtcttcttcagGACCTCCTTTCTGGGCAGCGGGTATTATTTTCGGTTAAATCCTCAGAAACATGTGAATCTGATTTAAGCATCCCTGTCACCCTGAATGGAGAAAATGTAGCTCTCGTCAACAAAATCGCTCTAACTGATCAATTGGTGGCCGGAAGCGCTATTTTGGCGGCAATATGTACTGCACTTGATCGTATTGGATATATCTGCGAAGCTTCCTTTGAAATCCTGCACAAGTACAGTCATGAGAAAACCTCAGTGCTACTGACCATTCTTCACGTTTTTGCTTACATTGCTGGAGAGAAAATGGTGTTGTCTAGTGAGCATGGCATATCAATTGCAGTGTTGAAATACATTGTCATGTTtctagaaaacaaacattttggTACTGTGGAGGGCAGTTCTCGATTGCACCCAGGCAAGAACAAGTGTCCATTCTCAGACAGGTCTTCCTCGCTGGAGGCTATGGCATCTAAGCTCATGGAAATTCTTCAGGAATTTACTGAGTCTAATACTTTGCATAAAAGCTTGACTGGTTCATTGGGTTCTAGCCACCTAGAGAAGACCGAGTTTAGGCCGGCACACAAAGATTTCCAGTGTGTATTGACCAGGGATCAAAGTATCAATCTCTGTGACATTCTATCATTGGTGGAGCTTATTGCTTGTTATACG GCTTGGGATTGGACTAGTGCGAACATTGTTGCTCCACTGCTTAAGATGCTGGGAATGCCATTGCCAATGAACCTCTCTGTTGCAATCGTCTCCCTTCTTGGGCAACTTAGCAG TATTGGAGTGGATGCTGGTGGCTATGAAAACGAAGGAATCTCAAACTTGAGAGTGAAACTGTCAGCATTTCTACAGTGTGAGACGACACTAAAGGCCGGTTTTGCAGTGCAGATAGCAACTGTGAGCTCCCTCCTGAAGACGCTGCAGCTGAAATTCCCAATAGACTTTCAAGACAAAACCACCATGATTCCGGGTAGTGGCGACCAAAGCTTATCTGGTTCAGTCAATGTGGTGACCAAGTGGTTGTCGTTGTTGAGCAAGGAACAACGAGTTTTCGCATTTGAGTTTCTACAAACCAATGTTGTTAGATGA
- the MEE23 gene encoding FAD-binding Berberine family protein (MATERNAL EFFECT EMBRYO ARREST 23 (MEE23); FUNCTIONS IN: electron carrier activity, oxidoreductase activity, FAD binding, catalytic activity; INVOLVED IN: polar nucleus fusion, embryo development ending in seed dormancy; LOCATED IN: cell wall; EXPRESSED IN: 13 plant structures; EXPRESSED DURING: 4 anthesis, petal differentiation and expansion stage; CONTAINS InterPro DOMAIN/s: FAD-binding, type 2 (InterPro:IPR016166), Berberine/berberine-like (InterPro:IPR012951), FAD linked oxidase, N-terminal (InterPro:IPR006094); BEST Arabidopsis thaliana protein match is: FAD-binding Berberine family protein (TAIR:AT1G30760.1); Has 4988 Blast hits to 4831 proteins in 776 species: Archae - 82; Bacteria - 2407; Metazoa - 5; Fungi - 1644; Plants - 646; Viruses - 0; Other Eukaryotes - 204 (source: NCBI BLink).) yields MAFAISKRNATLFLVTLLLISVPLSSSTLQQDFVKCLVDNSDVSFPITASFFSPDQNATLFKEELESTAQNLRYLTPSNPKPVFIFEPLYETHVQAAVVCAKKLQLHLRLRSGGHDYEGLSFVAEDETPFVIVDLSKLRQVDVDLDSNSAWAHAGATIGEVYYRIQEKSQTHGFPAGLCSSLGIGGHLVGGAYGSMMRKFGLGADNVLDARIVDANGQILDRAAMGEDVFWAIRGGGGGSFGVILAWKIKLVPVPATVTVFTVTKTLEQDGTKVLYKWEQIADKLDDDLFIRVIISPASKTTKPGNRTISMSYQAQFLGDSNRLLQVMQKSFPELGLTKKDCTEMSWIKSVMYIAGFPNSAAPEALLAGKSLFKNHFKAKSDFVKEPIPVEGLEGLWERFLEEDSPLTIWNPYGGMMSRISESEIPFPHRNGTLFKIQWLSTWQDGKVSEERHMKWIREMYSYMEQYVSKNPRQAYVNYRDLDLGTNEGETDAREWGAKYYKGNFERLVKIKGEFDPDNFFRHEQSVPTKIG; encoded by the exons atggcgTTTGCGATATCAAAGCGAAACGCAACCTTGTTTCTTGTAACGCTACTACTAATCTCCGTTCCATTGTCTTCCTCCACGCTACAACAAGATTTCGTGAAGTGCCTTGTCGACAACTCCGACGTCTCCTTCCCCATAACGGCGTCGTTTTTCTCACCGGACCAAAACGCTACTTTGTTTAAAGAGGAGCTTGAATCAACGGCACAGAATCTCCGTTACTTGACGCCGTCAAACCCGAAGCCCGTGTTCATATTCGAGCCTTTGTACGAGACGCATGTCCAAGCAGCGGTCGTGTGTGCCAAGAAGCTTCAGCTTCACCTCCGGCTACGTAGCGGTGGTCACGACTACGAAGGGCTCTCGTTTGTTGCCGAGGACGAAACGCCGTTTGTGATCGTTGATTTGTCGAAGCTTAGACAGGTTGACGTTGATTTGGACAGTAACAGTGCGTGGGCTCATGCTGGTGCTACCATCGGAGAGGTTTATTACAG GATCCAAGAGAAAAGCCAAACCCATGGTTTTCCGGCCGGTTTATGCTCAAGCCTTGGCATCGGTGGCCACTTAGTCGGTGGAGCGTACGGTTCCATGATGAGGAAGTTCGGTCTCGGCGCTGACAATGTCCTCGACGCCAGAATCGTCGACGCCAACGGCCAAATCCTCGATCGCGCGGCAATGGGAGAAGACGTCTTCTGGGCGATTCGCGGCGGCGGCGGTGGTAGCTTCGGCGTGATATTGGCCTGGAAGATTAAGCTCGTCCCCGTTCCGGCGACCGTTACGGTATTCACAGTCACGAAGACGCTTGAGCAAGACGGAACTAAAGTTTTATACAAATGGGAACAAATCGCTGATAAGCTTGACGATGATCTCTTCATTCGCGTCATTATTTCACCGGCCAGTAAAACCACCAAACCGGGAAATCGAACCATCTCGATGTCGTACCAAGCTCAGTTTCTCGGAGACTCCAATCGGCTCTTGCAG GTGATGCAGAAGAGTTTCCCTGAGTTAGGACTGACGAAGAAGGACTGCACAGAAATGAGCTGGATCAAATCAGTGATGTACATTGCAGGTTTTCCAAACAGTGCAGCACCGGAAGCTTTACTAGCCGGAAAATCATTGTTCAAGAATCACTTCAAAGCCAAGTCAGACTTTGTGAAAGAGCCAATTCCAGTAGAAGGTTTAGAAGGATTATGGGAAAGGTTTCTAGAAGAAGATTCACCGTTAACGATATGGAACCCTTACGGAGGAATGATGTCGAGGATCTCCGAGTCAGAGATACCTTTCCCTCATAGGAACGGGACATTGTTCAAGATTCAGTGGCTAAGCACGTGGCAAGATGGGAAAGTGAGCGAGGAAAGGCATATGAAGTGGATTAGGGAGATGTATAGTTACATGGAGCAGTATGTGTCGAAGAACCCGAGACAGGCGTATGTGAATTACAGGGATCTTGATTTGGGGACTAATGAAGGAGAGACTGATGCTAGAGAGTGGGGTGCTAAGTATTACAAAGGGAATTTCGAGAGGTTGGTGAAGATTAAGGGTGAGTTTGATCCTGATAATTTCTTCAGGCATGAACAGAGTGTTCCGACAAAGATTGGTTGA
- the MEE22 gene encoding maternal effect embryo arrest 22 (MATERNAL EFFECT EMBRYO ARREST 22 (MEE22); Has 114610 Blast hits to 64620 proteins in 2807 species: Archae - 1395; Bacteria - 19220; Metazoa - 50238; Fungi - 9135; Plants - 5590; Viruses - 506; Other Eukaryotes - 28526 (source: NCBI BLink).) — MATTNAPPELASGNPCCLAWQGKYIGMKKRRDAFKEGVTLLQKAIENVNAEKSNLERKFGEMATDGDTKENGSTVKASLEKEISRLKFEIVSLQQKLERNLKEKSEETKLLQDQASGREKEINELRDLLKKETLRADSSEEEREHAFKELNKAKALIVKDEEIEQDIPEVKREISLVKNLLASERQKTESERKKAESEKKKADKYLSELEVLRNSAHKTSSDLLTLTSNLETVKKQLELEKQKTLKEKKRADMESAKARDQMKLAEDVSKKFEIVRARNEELKKEMESQTASSQVKFAENSEKLEEKIRLLEMNKKTAMDWKSRTDDLTQQLQEAQLVAEGLKKQVHELSLSQKSIKTHSISPQKVRDLEKAEMRLLKKKMKFERNCAKHSQTVAKFEKFRREFQCEELGRLKLEFGSLTNRMNLLDEYFSTDVEGTAGLGKATGCRKLLTLNSQKNRNGEKHSDARCKLVASSGYQEQACKLSAHLISKSGRGVSESVSGTISQLESPTGGSRKLPSSGVISSATSFSDGQLLASQGREQFSVTTSAEIAKDKPNIQPTKSSMLQKISDTSKNGNLCLVAENYLQRCQRDIHENSRKRKRMLEAVVSHKHLASGDKKKNLPIGEKMGTLQSMIVGTGSRPSEKEETLVPPDRQGGSSAIDITVSKKRRVSCKKKIIVQNSLEFNQSGKTPGNIAGKTTCLSTATGHDVKTLFSEDFAATDYMKLLELDNLEEENYYQMARESLLSPDLPQVDFLGCEIMNEDKNPARAIDLAASNSMYLRETILSSESPSLNTQNISVTVEMPPMLKPLHGHLLKHFIVFSNIEDQNSIIIIIHATNNCLQRCPSVTKEQWAVPAILSSLKMEENLLAQERACVFLSLLLHNFSMVHTTKTGNTLNVDSFSCLDSFSKHIRGVMADTEAGVMLSGFSEELLCLLQDLLSGQRVLFSVKSSETCESDLSIPVTLNGENVALVNKIALTDQLVAGSAILAAICTALDRIGYICEASFEILHKYSHEKTSVLLTILHVFAYIAGEKMVLSSEHGISIAVLKYIVMFLENKHFGTVEGSSRLHPGKNKCPFSDRSSSLEAMASKLMEILQEFTESNTLHKSLTGSLGSSHLEKTEFRPAHKDFQCVLTRDQSINLCDILSLVELIACYTAWDWTSANIVAPLLKMLGMPLPMNLSVAIVSLLGQLSSIGVDAGGYENEGISNLRVKLSAFLQCETTLKAGFAVQIATVSSLLKTLQLKFPIDFQDKTTMIPGSGDQSLSGSVNVVTKWLSLLSKEQRVFAFEFLQTNVVR, encoded by the exons ATGGCGACGACCAATGCTCCACCTGAGCTAGCTTCAGGAAACCCTTGCTGCCTCGCT TGGCAAGGGAAGTACATAGGAATGAAGAAGAGGCGAGATGCTTTTAAAGAAGGAGTAACTCTTCTCCAGAAGGCTATAGAAAATGTTAATGCTGAAAAATCCAATCTCGAGAGAA AATTTGGGGAGATGGCGACTGACGGAGATACTAAGGAAAATGGTTCAACTGTGAAAGCATCTTTGGAGAAAGAAATATCTCGTTTGAAGTTTGAGATAGTGTCTTTGCAACAAAAACTGGAGCGGAaccttaaagaaaaaagtgaagaaacaaagcttcttcaggATCAAGCTTCTGGTCGAGAAAAGGAGATCAATGAACTGAGGGATCTCcttaagaaagaaacattaagGGCAGATAGTTCTGAAGAAGAGAGGGAACATGCTTTTAAGGAACTGAACAAGGCAAAGGCTCTGATAGTAAAAGATGAGGAAATCGAGCAAGATATTCCTGAAGTAAAAAGGGAAATAAGTCTGGTTAAAAATCTTCTTGCTAGTGAGAGACAGAAGACAGAGTCAGAGAGGAAGAAAGCAGaatcagagaaaaagaaagctgATAAGTATCTTTCGGAGTTGGAGGTGTTAAGAAATTCAGCTCATAAGACTAGTTCTGATTTACTTACTTTGACCTCCAATCTTGAGACTGTAAAAAAGCAGCTTGAGCTTGAAAAACAGAAGACactgaaagagaaaaaacgTGCAGATATGGAGAGTGCAAAAGCTAGGGACCAGATGAAGCTGGCAGAAGATGTGTCTAAGAAGTTTGAAATCGTTAGAGCAAGAAATGAAGAGCTCAAGAAAGAAATGGAATCGCAGACCGCTAGTAGCCAAGTGAAGTTTGCTGAAAACTCGGAAAAGCTGGAAGAGAAGATAAGGCTCCTTGagatgaataaaaaaacagcCATGGACTGGAAATCTCGTACTGATGATCTGACTCAACAGTTACAAGAAGCGCAATTAGTCGCTGAAGGTTTGAAGAAACAAGTGCATGAGCTTTCACTTTCCCAGAAATCCATCAAGACTCACTCTATTTCTCCTCAGAAAGTCAGAGACCTGGAAAAGGCTGAAATGAggcttttgaaaaaaaagatgaagtttGAGAGAAATTGTGCAAAACACTCCCAAACAGTGGCTAAATTTGAAAAGTTTCGAAGGGAATTTCAGTGCGAAGAGCTAGGTCGGTTGAAACTGGAGTTCGGTAGTCTTACGAATCGCATGAATCTACTGGATGAGTATTTTTCAACAGACGTTGAAGGTACAGCTGGCCTTGGAAAG GCTACAGGATGCAGGAAACTGCTGACGCTAAATTCACAGAAGAACCGTAATGGTGAAAAGCATTCTGACGCAAGATGCAAATTGGTAGCCAGCTCAGGTTATCAGGAGCAGGCTTGCAAGTTGTCTGCCCACTTAATTTCTAAATCTGGACGGGGCGTGAGTGAGTCTGTCTCAGGTACTATTTCTCAATTGGAGTCTCCTACTGGAGGCTCTAGAAAATTACCGAGTTCTGGAGTAATTTCCAGCGCAACATCTTTTTCTGATGGGCAGTTACTGGCATCACAGGGAAGAGAGCAGTTCTCTGTTACTACTTCAGCAGAAATAGCAAAAGATAAACCGAATATCCAACCAACAAAATCAAGTATGCTCCAAAAGATCTCCGATACCAGTAAAAATGGAAATCTCTGTTTGGTGGCAGAAAACTATCTTCAAAGGTGTCAGAGAGATATTCATGAGAACTCtcggaaaagaaaaagaatgttaGAGGCAGTTGTGTCCCATAAGCATCTGGCATCtggtgataaaaagaaaaatttgccGATTGGAGAGAAGATGGGCACCTTGCAGTCCATGATTGTAGGAACTGGGTCTAGGCCTtcagaaaaggaagaaacctTGGTCCCCCCTGATAGGCAAGGTGGCTCCTCCGCAATTGACATTACAGTTTCCAAGAAAAGAAGGGTTTCttgtaagaagaagataattgtACAGAATTCTCTTGAGTTCAACCAGTCAGGCAAGACTCCAGGTAATATAGCTGGGAAAACTACGTGTCTCTCTACTGCTACTGGACATGACGTGAAAACATTATTTTCGGAGGACTTTGCTGCTACAGATTATATGAAGTTGCTAGAGTTGGATAacttggaagaagaaaattattacCAGATGGCTAGAGAATCGCTTCTGTCCCCTGATCTTCCTCAGGTAGATTTTTTGGGTTGTGAGATCATGAATGAGGACAAAAATCCTGCTAGGGCTATTGACTTGGCTGCCAGTAATAGCATGTATTTACGTGAGACCATACTTTCTAGTGAATCTCCTAGTCTCAACACTCAGAATATCTCAGTGACAGTTGAAATGCCACCCATGTTGAAACCGTTGCATGGGCATCTTCTTAAACACTTTATTGtgttttcaaatattgaaGACCAGAACAGTATCATCATAATAATTCATGCTACTAACAATTGTCTACAGCGTTGCCCGTCAGTTACTAAAGAACAGTGGGCAGTGCCAGcgattttgtcttctttgaaaatggaagaaaaccTTTTGGCCCA ggAAAGGGCCTGTGTGTTCCTCTCCTTGTTGCTGCATAACTTCTCCATGGTTCACACAACAAAAACTGGGAATACTCTGAATGTTGATTCTTTCTCCTGCTTGGATTCTTTCTCAAAGCATATACGTGGTG TTATGGCTGATACTGAAGCTGGAGTTATGCTTTCTGGATTTTCGGAAGAActcctttgtcttcttcagGACCTCCTTTCTGGGCAGCGGGTATTATTTTCGGTTAAATCCTCAGAAACATGTGAATCTGATTTAAGCATCCCTGTCACCCTGAATGGAGAAAATGTAGCTCTCGTCAACAAAATCGCTCTAACTGATCAATTGGTGGCCGGAAGCGCTATTTTGGCGGCAATATGTACTGCACTTGATCGTATTGGATATATCTGCGAAGCTTCCTTTGAAATCCTGCACAAGTACAGTCATGAGAAAACCTCAGTGCTACTGACCATTCTTCACGTTTTTGCTTACATTGCTGGAGAGAAAATGGTGTTGTCTAGTGAGCATGGCATATCAATTGCAGTGTTGAAATACATTGTCATGTTtctagaaaacaaacattttggTACTGTGGAGGGCAGTTCTCGATTGCACCCAGGCAAGAACAAGTGTCCATTCTCAGACAGGTCTTCCTCGCTGGAGGCTATGGCATCTAAGCTCATGGAAATTCTTCAGGAATTTACTGAGTCTAATACTTTGCATAAAAGCTTGACTGGTTCATTGGGTTCTAGCCACCTAGAGAAGACCGAGTTTAGGCCGGCACACAAAGATTTCCAGTGTGTATTGACCAGGGATCAAAGTATCAATCTCTGTGACATTCTATCATTGGTGGAGCTTATTGCTTGTTATACG GCTTGGGATTGGACTAGTGCGAACATTGTTGCTCCACTGCTTAAGATGCTGGGAATGCCATTGCCAATGAACCTCTCTGTTGCAATCGTCTCCCTTCTTGGGCAACTTAGCAG TATTGGAGTGGATGCTGGTGGCTATGAAAACGAAGGAATCTCAAACTTGAGAGTGAAACTGTCAGCATTTCTACAGTGTGAGACGACACTAAAGGCCGGTTTTGCAGTGCAGATAGCAACTGTGAGCTCCCTCCTGAAGACGCTGCAGCTGAAATTCCCAATAGACTTTCAAGACAAAACCACCATGATTCCGGGTAGTGGCGACCAAAGCTTATCTGGTTCAGTCAATGTGGTGACCAAGTGGTTGTCGTTGTTGAGCAAGGAACAACGAGTTTTCGCATTTGAGTTTCTACAAACCAATGTTGTTAGATGA